In Numida meleagris isolate 19003 breed g44 Domestic line chromosome 18, NumMel1.0, whole genome shotgun sequence, one DNA window encodes the following:
- the MLXIPL gene encoding carbohydrate-responsive element-binding protein isoform X3, which yields MAQAQLGLPGPFAQTPVGQCPDSDFDSDSEDATTSGAGPGTGVQKLSQVIHSGHFMVSSPHHDALPRRRHCHAEPSVADPQSIDPTLTRLFECMSLEYSGKLVSPKWKNFKGQQLLCRDKIRLNNAIWRAWYIQYVEQRKNPVCGFITPLEGSEADEHRKPEAVVLEGNYWKRRIEVVMREYHKWRTYYKKRLRKSSREGELSSPKQDEDAWRPTEKWCNQLFCNVVPMLLGDEEEEPGGRQHFDLDTFLSDISDTLFTMTQIPSAHQDLPEDTYIGNADMIQPDLAPLQPSLDDTMEISDIFIGHRPLPAQMPLSYQEPPCFEPLYGSGGTMPTGPDAPLPPSPLLQVSGTLAHDPRLLVPETPLLTQPCPPQPGDAAQLSLHSALFGPEQPPLAPEPLTTVPGSLSPQLKPKPLLQYGFPGKCLGMEPLGLPYAAPSQAPGAPLLGSQPPFSPASAPHSKFPFTASPSPSLLAHPVSPLSMSCFAQHTPGLGYAMDVVPLGYPSAAAPQNLPPAAPPGPRFSTPKGPSPGERPKTKASSTKAKRLPGPPVPPHLTVPNACLTQLLATAKQEPALDAPHAHSPALMSVSPASPQSSVPDVPAVFLPRAAQLSSALPPGSSPSQEVPVPVMRAGAAPEPLLVPKVERLSPTSVCGSDWPKPGQVTPGAAASPGTTISLHHSASRRGRPDSSKGEAQGHLCCLQMESRRITHISAEQKRRFNIKLGFDTLHSLVSTLSAQPSIKVSAQCCTGWHWACRDTGHHLVMTWSWAAPARVVLCLEPAAPCQGSAVGHVAPCALHTPGATCAIAPLPPCRSARPPPCRRLQSTSANCSRSERPSRMRRSGCGSRLRSSTARSTCARSSCQPPGCLSHASALTRCAACSMSTCAPPHCTTGSSGSSASSSGLSLSPSTAWYPQPAWRASCRRPWPGWSSTAPFQRFGPPS from the exons ATGGCACAGGCTCAGCTGGGGCTGCCAGGCCCCTTCGCACAGACCCCGGTCGGACAATGCCCCGACTCTGACTTTGACTCTGATTCCGAGGATGCAACAACCAGCGGTGCAGGGCCTGGCACTGGTGTGCAGAAGCTCTCTCAGGTCATCCACAGCGGCCACTTCATGGTGTCGTCCCCGCACCACGATGCACTGCCCCGCCGGCGTCACTGCCACGCTGAGCCCTCGGTGGCCGATCCACAGAGCATTGACCCAACCCTGACGCGGCTCTTCGAGTGCATGAGCTTGGAGTACAG TGGGAAGCTGGTGTCACCAAAGTGGAAGAATTTcaaggggcagcagctgctttgccGGGATAAAATCCGCCTCAACAATGCCATCTGGAGAGCGTGGTACATTCAGT AtgtggagcagaggaagaaccCTGTATGTGGTTTCATCACCCCCCTGGAGGGGTCAGAGGCTGATGAGCACCGCAAACCAGAG GCTGTGGTGCTGGAGGGCAACTACTGGAAACGGCGCATCGAGGTGGTGATGAGGGAGTACCACAAGTGGAGGACCTACTACAAGAAGCGG ctCCGAAAGTCCAGCCGGGAGGGAGAGCTCTCCAGCCCGAAGCAG GACGAGGATGCCTGGAGACCAACAGAGAAATGGTGCAACCAGCTCTTCTGCAACGTGGTGCCCATGCTGCTGggggacgaggaggaggagccTGGGGGTAGGCAGCACTTTGACTTGGACACATTCCTCTCGGACATCTCTGACACCCTCTTCACCATGACACAGATACCCAGCGCACACCAGGATCTCCCCGAGGACA CATATATCGGGAATGCTGACATGATCCAGCCAGACCTGGCACCTCTGCAGCCGAGCTTGGATGATACCATGGAGATCTCAG ATATTTTCATCGGCCATCGGCCGCTGCCTGCACAGATGCCGCTGAGCTACCAGGAGCCACCCTGCTTTGAGCCCCTCTATGGCAGCGGAGGGACAATGCCCACCGGCCCCGATGCCCCACTCCCACCCAGCCCTCTCCTCCAGGTGAGCGGGACCCTGGCCCATGACCCACGGCTGCTGGTGCCTGAGACACCCCTCCTGACACAGCCGTGTCCCCCGCAGCCCGGTGACGCCGCCCAGCTCAGCCTCCACAGTGCCTTGTTTGGCCCTGAGCAGCCGCCGCTGGCCCCCGAGCCCCTCACCACTGTGCCTGGCAGCCTCAGCCCCCAGCTCAAACCCAAGCCCTTGCTGCAGTACGGTTTCCCCGGCAAGTGCCTCGGCATGGAGCCACTCGGCCTCCCTTacgctgctcccagccaggcCCCCGGGGCACCATTGCTGGGCTCACAGCCCCCGTTTTCCCCTGCCTCTGCACCCCACTCCAAGTTCCCCTTCACCGCCTCACCCAGCCCCTCACTCCTCGCCCACCCTGTATCCCCGCTGTCCATGTCGTGCTTTGCCCAGCACACCCCAGGCCTGGGCTACGCCATGGACGTGGTGCCCCTAGGGTACCCCAGCGCGGCTGCGCCCCAGAACCTGCCCCCTGCTGCGCCACCTGGGCCCAGGTTTTCTACCCCAAAAGGGCCATCCCCGGGCGAGCGGCCGAAGACGAAGGCCAGCAGCACCAAAGCAAAGAGGCTTCCGGGGCCCCCTGTGCCGCCACACCTGACAGTGCCCAATGCCTGCCTGACCCAGCTGCTGGCCACAG CCAAGCAGGAGCCAGCCCTTGATGCCCCACACGcgcacagccctgcactcaTGTCCGTGTCCCCAGCCTCTCCG CAGAGCAGTGTCCCTGACGTCCCCGCTGTCTTCCTGCCCAGAGCGGCTCAGCTGAGCTCGGCGCTGcctcctggctccagcccttcacAAGAGGTGCCTGTGCCGGTGATGCGGGCGGGTGCTGCACCAGAGCCACTGCTGGTCCCCAAGGTGGAGCGGCTCTCCCCGACATCAGTCTGTG GCAGTGACTGGCCTAAGCCTGGCCAAGTGACCCCGGGAGCTGCTGCATCACCTGGCACCACCATCTCCCTGCACCATTCTGCATCCCGTCGGGGCAGGCCTGACTCCAGCAAA GGAGAGGCCCAAGGccatctctgctgcctgcagatggAGAGCCGGCGCATCACACACATCTCCGCTGAGCAGAAGAGACGTTTCAACATCAAGCTGGGCTTTGACACACTGCACAGCCTGGTGAGCACGCTGAGCGCCCAGCCCAGCATTAAGGTGAGCgcacagtgctgcacaggcTGGCACTGGGCATGCAGGGACACAGGACATCACCTGGTGATGACATGGTCCTGGGCTGCCCCGGCACGTGTGGTGTTGTGCCTAGAGCCTGCAGCCCCGTGCCAAGGCTCAGCAGTGGGGCACGTGGCCCCTTGTGCCCTGCACACCCCAGGGGCCACCTGTGCCATCGCACCTCTGCCACCCTGCAGGTCAGCAAGGCCACCACCCTGCAGAAGACTGCAGAGTACATCtgcaaactgcagcaggagcGAGCGGCCCTCCAGGATGAGGCGCAGCGGCTGCGGGAGCAGATTGAGGAGCTCAACAGCTCGATCAA cctgtgccaggagcagctgccagccACCGGGGTGCCTATCACACGCCAGCGCTTTGACCAGATGCGCAGCATGTTCGATGAGTACGTGCGCTCCTCCACACTGCACAACTGGAAGTTCTGGATC TTCAGCGTCATCATCCGGCCTCTCTTTGAGTCCTTCAACAGCATGGTATCCACAACCAGCATGGAGAGCCTCATGCAGACGTCCCTGGCCTggctggagcagcactgctcccttcCAGCGCTTCGGCCCT CCATCCTGA
- the MLXIPL gene encoding carbohydrate-responsive element-binding protein isoform X6, producing the protein MAQAQLGLPGPFAQTPVGQCPDSDFDSDSEDATTSGAGPGTGVQKLSQVIHSGHFMVSSPHHDALPRRRHCHAEPSVADPQSIDPTLTRLFECMSLEYSGKLVSPKWKNFKGQQLLCRDKIRLNNAIWRAWYIQYVEQRKNPVCGFITPLEGSEADEHRKPEAVVLEGNYWKRRIEVVMREYHKWRTYYKKRLRKSSREGELSSPKQDEDAWRPTEKWCNQLFCNVVPMLLGDEEEEPGAYIGNADMIQPDLAPLQPSLDDTMEISDIFIGHRPLPAQMPLSYQEPPCFEPLYGSGGTMPTGPDAPLPPSPLLQVSGTLAHDPRLLVPETPLLTQPCPPQPGDAAQLSLHSALFGPEQPPLAPEPLTTVPGSLSPQLKPKPLLQYGFPGKCLGMEPLGLPYAAPSQAPGAPLLGSQPPFSPASAPHSKFPFTASPSPSLLAHPVSPLSMSCFAQHTPGLGYAMDVVPLGYPSAAAPQNLPPAAPPGPRFSTPKGPSPGERPKTKASSTKAKRLPGPPVPPHLTVPNACLTQLLATAKQEPALDAPHAHSPALMSVSPASPQSSVPDVPAVFLPRAAQLSSALPPGSSPSQEVPVPVMRAGAAPEPLLVPKVERLSPTSVCGSDWPKPGQVTPGAAASPGTTISLHHSASRRGRPDSSKGEAQGHLCCLQMESRRITHISAEQKRRFNIKLGFDTLHSLVSTLSAQPSIKVSAQCCTGWHWACRDTGHHLVMTWSWAAPARVVLCLEPAAPCQGSAVGHVAPCALHTPGATCAIAPLPPCRSARPPPCRRLQSTSANCSRSERPSRMRRSGCGSRLRSSTARSTCARSSCQPPGCLSHASALTRCAACSMSTCAPPHCTTGSSGSSASSSGLSLSPSTAWYPQPAWRASCRRPWPGWSSTAPFQRFGPVRGSGWPHHSQ; encoded by the exons ATGGCACAGGCTCAGCTGGGGCTGCCAGGCCCCTTCGCACAGACCCCGGTCGGACAATGCCCCGACTCTGACTTTGACTCTGATTCCGAGGATGCAACAACCAGCGGTGCAGGGCCTGGCACTGGTGTGCAGAAGCTCTCTCAGGTCATCCACAGCGGCCACTTCATGGTGTCGTCCCCGCACCACGATGCACTGCCCCGCCGGCGTCACTGCCACGCTGAGCCCTCGGTGGCCGATCCACAGAGCATTGACCCAACCCTGACGCGGCTCTTCGAGTGCATGAGCTTGGAGTACAG TGGGAAGCTGGTGTCACCAAAGTGGAAGAATTTcaaggggcagcagctgctttgccGGGATAAAATCCGCCTCAACAATGCCATCTGGAGAGCGTGGTACATTCAGT AtgtggagcagaggaagaaccCTGTATGTGGTTTCATCACCCCCCTGGAGGGGTCAGAGGCTGATGAGCACCGCAAACCAGAG GCTGTGGTGCTGGAGGGCAACTACTGGAAACGGCGCATCGAGGTGGTGATGAGGGAGTACCACAAGTGGAGGACCTACTACAAGAAGCGG ctCCGAAAGTCCAGCCGGGAGGGAGAGCTCTCCAGCCCGAAGCAG GACGAGGATGCCTGGAGACCAACAGAGAAATGGTGCAACCAGCTCTTCTGCAACGTGGTGCCCATGCTGCTGggggacgaggaggaggagccTGGGG CATATATCGGGAATGCTGACATGATCCAGCCAGACCTGGCACCTCTGCAGCCGAGCTTGGATGATACCATGGAGATCTCAG ATATTTTCATCGGCCATCGGCCGCTGCCTGCACAGATGCCGCTGAGCTACCAGGAGCCACCCTGCTTTGAGCCCCTCTATGGCAGCGGAGGGACAATGCCCACCGGCCCCGATGCCCCACTCCCACCCAGCCCTCTCCTCCAGGTGAGCGGGACCCTGGCCCATGACCCACGGCTGCTGGTGCCTGAGACACCCCTCCTGACACAGCCGTGTCCCCCGCAGCCCGGTGACGCCGCCCAGCTCAGCCTCCACAGTGCCTTGTTTGGCCCTGAGCAGCCGCCGCTGGCCCCCGAGCCCCTCACCACTGTGCCTGGCAGCCTCAGCCCCCAGCTCAAACCCAAGCCCTTGCTGCAGTACGGTTTCCCCGGCAAGTGCCTCGGCATGGAGCCACTCGGCCTCCCTTacgctgctcccagccaggcCCCCGGGGCACCATTGCTGGGCTCACAGCCCCCGTTTTCCCCTGCCTCTGCACCCCACTCCAAGTTCCCCTTCACCGCCTCACCCAGCCCCTCACTCCTCGCCCACCCTGTATCCCCGCTGTCCATGTCGTGCTTTGCCCAGCACACCCCAGGCCTGGGCTACGCCATGGACGTGGTGCCCCTAGGGTACCCCAGCGCGGCTGCGCCCCAGAACCTGCCCCCTGCTGCGCCACCTGGGCCCAGGTTTTCTACCCCAAAAGGGCCATCCCCGGGCGAGCGGCCGAAGACGAAGGCCAGCAGCACCAAAGCAAAGAGGCTTCCGGGGCCCCCTGTGCCGCCACACCTGACAGTGCCCAATGCCTGCCTGACCCAGCTGCTGGCCACAG CCAAGCAGGAGCCAGCCCTTGATGCCCCACACGcgcacagccctgcactcaTGTCCGTGTCCCCAGCCTCTCCG CAGAGCAGTGTCCCTGACGTCCCCGCTGTCTTCCTGCCCAGAGCGGCTCAGCTGAGCTCGGCGCTGcctcctggctccagcccttcacAAGAGGTGCCTGTGCCGGTGATGCGGGCGGGTGCTGCACCAGAGCCACTGCTGGTCCCCAAGGTGGAGCGGCTCTCCCCGACATCAGTCTGTG GCAGTGACTGGCCTAAGCCTGGCCAAGTGACCCCGGGAGCTGCTGCATCACCTGGCACCACCATCTCCCTGCACCATTCTGCATCCCGTCGGGGCAGGCCTGACTCCAGCAAA GGAGAGGCCCAAGGccatctctgctgcctgcagatggAGAGCCGGCGCATCACACACATCTCCGCTGAGCAGAAGAGACGTTTCAACATCAAGCTGGGCTTTGACACACTGCACAGCCTGGTGAGCACGCTGAGCGCCCAGCCCAGCATTAAGGTGAGCgcacagtgctgcacaggcTGGCACTGGGCATGCAGGGACACAGGACATCACCTGGTGATGACATGGTCCTGGGCTGCCCCGGCACGTGTGGTGTTGTGCCTAGAGCCTGCAGCCCCGTGCCAAGGCTCAGCAGTGGGGCACGTGGCCCCTTGTGCCCTGCACACCCCAGGGGCCACCTGTGCCATCGCACCTCTGCCACCCTGCAGGTCAGCAAGGCCACCACCCTGCAGAAGACTGCAGAGTACATCtgcaaactgcagcaggagcGAGCGGCCCTCCAGGATGAGGCGCAGCGGCTGCGGGAGCAGATTGAGGAGCTCAACAGCTCGATCAA cctgtgccaggagcagctgccagccACCGGGGTGCCTATCACACGCCAGCGCTTTGACCAGATGCGCAGCATGTTCGATGAGTACGTGCGCTCCTCCACACTGCACAACTGGAAGTTCTGGATC TTCAGCGTCATCATCCGGCCTCTCTTTGAGTCCTTCAACAGCATGGTATCCACAACCAGCATGGAGAGCCTCATGCAGACGTCCCTGGCCTggctggagcagcactgctcccttcCAGCGCTTCGGCCCTGTACGTGGTTCCGGGTGGCCCCACCACTCCCAATGA
- the MLXIPL gene encoding carbohydrate-responsive element-binding protein isoform X9 → MAQAQLGLPGPFAQTPVGQCPDSDFDSDSEDATTSGAGPGTGVQKLSQVIHSGHFMVSSPHHDALPRRRHCHAEPSVADPQSIDPTLTRLFECMSLEYSGKLVSPKWKNFKGQQLLCRDKIRLNNAIWRAWYIQYVEQRKNPVCGFITPLEGSEADEHRKPEAVVLEGNYWKRRIEVVMREYHKWRTYYKKRLRKSSREGELSSPKQDEDAWRPTEKWCNQLFCNVVPMLLGDEEEEPGGRQHFDLDTFLSDISDTLFTMTQIPSAHQDLPEDTYIGNADMIQPDLAPLQPSLDDTMEISDIFIGHRPLPAQMPLSYQEPPCFEPLYGSGGTMPTGPDAPLPPSPLLQPGDAAQLSLHSALFGPEQPPLAPEPLTTVPGSLSPQLKPKPLLQYGFPGKCLGMEPLGLPYAAPSQAPGAPLLGSQPPFSPASAPHSKFPFTASPSPSLLAHPVSPLSMSCFAQHTPGLGYAMDVVPLGYPSAAAPQNLPPAAPPGPRFSTPKGPSPGERPKTKASSTKAKRLPGPPVPPHLTVPNACLTQLLATAKQEPALDAPHAHSPALMSVSPASPQSSVPDVPAVFLPRAAQLSSALPPGSSPSQEVPVPVMRAGAAPEPLLVPKVERLSPTSVCGSDWPKPGQVTPGAAASPGTTISLHHSASRRGRPDSSKMESRRITHISAEQKRRFNIKLGFDTLHSLVSTLSAQPSIKVSKATTLQKTAEYICKLQQERAALQDEAQRLREQIEELNSSINLCQEQLPATGVPITRQRFDQMRSMFDEYVRSSTLHNWKFWIVSFGPTLASYCPFHHTSGLPSPPSTIWDSSCSRGSVGDTWRVHAQTLRINFCYEGTEQE, encoded by the exons ATGGCACAGGCTCAGCTGGGGCTGCCAGGCCCCTTCGCACAGACCCCGGTCGGACAATGCCCCGACTCTGACTTTGACTCTGATTCCGAGGATGCAACAACCAGCGGTGCAGGGCCTGGCACTGGTGTGCAGAAGCTCTCTCAGGTCATCCACAGCGGCCACTTCATGGTGTCGTCCCCGCACCACGATGCACTGCCCCGCCGGCGTCACTGCCACGCTGAGCCCTCGGTGGCCGATCCACAGAGCATTGACCCAACCCTGACGCGGCTCTTCGAGTGCATGAGCTTGGAGTACAG TGGGAAGCTGGTGTCACCAAAGTGGAAGAATTTcaaggggcagcagctgctttgccGGGATAAAATCCGCCTCAACAATGCCATCTGGAGAGCGTGGTACATTCAGT AtgtggagcagaggaagaaccCTGTATGTGGTTTCATCACCCCCCTGGAGGGGTCAGAGGCTGATGAGCACCGCAAACCAGAG GCTGTGGTGCTGGAGGGCAACTACTGGAAACGGCGCATCGAGGTGGTGATGAGGGAGTACCACAAGTGGAGGACCTACTACAAGAAGCGG ctCCGAAAGTCCAGCCGGGAGGGAGAGCTCTCCAGCCCGAAGCAG GACGAGGATGCCTGGAGACCAACAGAGAAATGGTGCAACCAGCTCTTCTGCAACGTGGTGCCCATGCTGCTGggggacgaggaggaggagccTGGGGGTAGGCAGCACTTTGACTTGGACACATTCCTCTCGGACATCTCTGACACCCTCTTCACCATGACACAGATACCCAGCGCACACCAGGATCTCCCCGAGGACA CATATATCGGGAATGCTGACATGATCCAGCCAGACCTGGCACCTCTGCAGCCGAGCTTGGATGATACCATGGAGATCTCAG ATATTTTCATCGGCCATCGGCCGCTGCCTGCACAGATGCCGCTGAGCTACCAGGAGCCACCCTGCTTTGAGCCCCTCTATGGCAGCGGAGGGACAATGCCCACCGGCCCCGATGCCCCACTCCCACCCAGCCCTCTCCTCCAG CCCGGTGACGCCGCCCAGCTCAGCCTCCACAGTGCCTTGTTTGGCCCTGAGCAGCCGCCGCTGGCCCCCGAGCCCCTCACCACTGTGCCTGGCAGCCTCAGCCCCCAGCTCAAACCCAAGCCCTTGCTGCAGTACGGTTTCCCCGGCAAGTGCCTCGGCATGGAGCCACTCGGCCTCCCTTacgctgctcccagccaggcCCCCGGGGCACCATTGCTGGGCTCACAGCCCCCGTTTTCCCCTGCCTCTGCACCCCACTCCAAGTTCCCCTTCACCGCCTCACCCAGCCCCTCACTCCTCGCCCACCCTGTATCCCCGCTGTCCATGTCGTGCTTTGCCCAGCACACCCCAGGCCTGGGCTACGCCATGGACGTGGTGCCCCTAGGGTACCCCAGCGCGGCTGCGCCCCAGAACCTGCCCCCTGCTGCGCCACCTGGGCCCAGGTTTTCTACCCCAAAAGGGCCATCCCCGGGCGAGCGGCCGAAGACGAAGGCCAGCAGCACCAAAGCAAAGAGGCTTCCGGGGCCCCCTGTGCCGCCACACCTGACAGTGCCCAATGCCTGCCTGACCCAGCTGCTGGCCACAG CCAAGCAGGAGCCAGCCCTTGATGCCCCACACGcgcacagccctgcactcaTGTCCGTGTCCCCAGCCTCTCCG CAGAGCAGTGTCCCTGACGTCCCCGCTGTCTTCCTGCCCAGAGCGGCTCAGCTGAGCTCGGCGCTGcctcctggctccagcccttcacAAGAGGTGCCTGTGCCGGTGATGCGGGCGGGTGCTGCACCAGAGCCACTGCTGGTCCCCAAGGTGGAGCGGCTCTCCCCGACATCAGTCTGTG GCAGTGACTGGCCTAAGCCTGGCCAAGTGACCCCGGGAGCTGCTGCATCACCTGGCACCACCATCTCCCTGCACCATTCTGCATCCCGTCGGGGCAGGCCTGACTCCAGCAAA atggAGAGCCGGCGCATCACACACATCTCCGCTGAGCAGAAGAGACGTTTCAACATCAAGCTGGGCTTTGACACACTGCACAGCCTGGTGAGCACGCTGAGCGCCCAGCCCAGCATTAAG GTCAGCAAGGCCACCACCCTGCAGAAGACTGCAGAGTACATCtgcaaactgcagcaggagcGAGCGGCCCTCCAGGATGAGGCGCAGCGGCTGCGGGAGCAGATTGAGGAGCTCAACAGCTCGATCAA cctgtgccaggagcagctgccagccACCGGGGTGCCTATCACACGCCAGCGCTTTGACCAGATGCGCAGCATGTTCGATGAGTACGTGCGCTCCTCCACACTGCACAACTGGAAGTTCTGGATCGTATCCTTTGGGCCAACACTAGCTTCTTACTGCCCCTTCCACCATACATCAGGTCTaccctctcctcccagcactATATGGGATTCCTCCTGCTCAAGAGGCTCTGTAGGTGACACGTGGAGGGTACATGCTCAGACGCTTAGAATAAACTTCTGTTACGAGGGAACAGAGCAGGAATAA
- the MLXIPL gene encoding carbohydrate-responsive element-binding protein isoform X8, with translation MAQAQLGLPGPFAQTPVGQCPDSDFDSDSEDATTSGAGPGTGVQKLSQVIHSGHFMVSSPHHDALPRRRHCHAEPSVADPQSIDPTLTRLFECMSLEYSGKLVSPKWKNFKGQQLLCRDKIRLNNAIWRAWYIQYVEQRKNPVCGFITPLEGSEADEHRKPEAVVLEGNYWKRRIEVVMREYHKWRTYYKKRLRKSSREGELSSPKQDEDAWRPTEKWCNQLFCNVVPMLLGDEEEEPGGRQHFDLDTFLSDISDTLFTMTQIPSAHQDLPEDTYIGNADMIQPDLAPLQPSLDDTMEISDIFIGHRPLPAQMPLSYQEPPCFEPLYGSGGTMPTGPDAPLPPSPLLQVSGTLAHDPRLLVPETPLLTQPCPPQPGDAAQLSLHSALFGPEQPPLAPEPLTTVPGSLSPQLKPKPLLQYGFPGKCLGMEPLGLPYAAPSQAPGAPLLGSQPPFSPASAPHSKFPFTASPSPSLLAHPVSPLSMSCFAQHTPGLGYAMDVVPLGYPSAAAPQNLPPAAPPGPRFSTPKGPSPGERPKTKASSTKAKRLPGPPVPPHLTVPNACLTQLLATAKQEPALDAPHAHSPALMSVSPASPQSSVPDVPAVFLPRAAQLSSALPPGSSPSQEVPVPVMRAGAAPEPLLVPKVERLSPTSVCGSDWPKPGQVTPGAAASPGTTISLHHSASRRGRPDSSKMESRRITHISAEQKRRFNIKLGFDTLHSLVSTLSAQPSIKVSKATTLQKTAEYICKLQQERAALQDEAQRLREQIEELNSSINLCQEQLPATGVPITRQRFDQMRSMFDEYVRSSTLHNWKFWIFSVIIRPLFESFNSMVSTTSMESLMQTSLAWLEQHCSLPALRPSILSSLRQLSISTSILSDPARVPEQAARAAAGGGPS, from the exons ATGGCACAGGCTCAGCTGGGGCTGCCAGGCCCCTTCGCACAGACCCCGGTCGGACAATGCCCCGACTCTGACTTTGACTCTGATTCCGAGGATGCAACAACCAGCGGTGCAGGGCCTGGCACTGGTGTGCAGAAGCTCTCTCAGGTCATCCACAGCGGCCACTTCATGGTGTCGTCCCCGCACCACGATGCACTGCCCCGCCGGCGTCACTGCCACGCTGAGCCCTCGGTGGCCGATCCACAGAGCATTGACCCAACCCTGACGCGGCTCTTCGAGTGCATGAGCTTGGAGTACAG TGGGAAGCTGGTGTCACCAAAGTGGAAGAATTTcaaggggcagcagctgctttgccGGGATAAAATCCGCCTCAACAATGCCATCTGGAGAGCGTGGTACATTCAGT AtgtggagcagaggaagaaccCTGTATGTGGTTTCATCACCCCCCTGGAGGGGTCAGAGGCTGATGAGCACCGCAAACCAGAG GCTGTGGTGCTGGAGGGCAACTACTGGAAACGGCGCATCGAGGTGGTGATGAGGGAGTACCACAAGTGGAGGACCTACTACAAGAAGCGG ctCCGAAAGTCCAGCCGGGAGGGAGAGCTCTCCAGCCCGAAGCAG GACGAGGATGCCTGGAGACCAACAGAGAAATGGTGCAACCAGCTCTTCTGCAACGTGGTGCCCATGCTGCTGggggacgaggaggaggagccTGGGGGTAGGCAGCACTTTGACTTGGACACATTCCTCTCGGACATCTCTGACACCCTCTTCACCATGACACAGATACCCAGCGCACACCAGGATCTCCCCGAGGACA CATATATCGGGAATGCTGACATGATCCAGCCAGACCTGGCACCTCTGCAGCCGAGCTTGGATGATACCATGGAGATCTCAG ATATTTTCATCGGCCATCGGCCGCTGCCTGCACAGATGCCGCTGAGCTACCAGGAGCCACCCTGCTTTGAGCCCCTCTATGGCAGCGGAGGGACAATGCCCACCGGCCCCGATGCCCCACTCCCACCCAGCCCTCTCCTCCAGGTGAGCGGGACCCTGGCCCATGACCCACGGCTGCTGGTGCCTGAGACACCCCTCCTGACACAGCCGTGTCCCCCGCAGCCCGGTGACGCCGCCCAGCTCAGCCTCCACAGTGCCTTGTTTGGCCCTGAGCAGCCGCCGCTGGCCCCCGAGCCCCTCACCACTGTGCCTGGCAGCCTCAGCCCCCAGCTCAAACCCAAGCCCTTGCTGCAGTACGGTTTCCCCGGCAAGTGCCTCGGCATGGAGCCACTCGGCCTCCCTTacgctgctcccagccaggcCCCCGGGGCACCATTGCTGGGCTCACAGCCCCCGTTTTCCCCTGCCTCTGCACCCCACTCCAAGTTCCCCTTCACCGCCTCACCCAGCCCCTCACTCCTCGCCCACCCTGTATCCCCGCTGTCCATGTCGTGCTTTGCCCAGCACACCCCAGGCCTGGGCTACGCCATGGACGTGGTGCCCCTAGGGTACCCCAGCGCGGCTGCGCCCCAGAACCTGCCCCCTGCTGCGCCACCTGGGCCCAGGTTTTCTACCCCAAAAGGGCCATCCCCGGGCGAGCGGCCGAAGACGAAGGCCAGCAGCACCAAAGCAAAGAGGCTTCCGGGGCCCCCTGTGCCGCCACACCTGACAGTGCCCAATGCCTGCCTGACCCAGCTGCTGGCCACAG CCAAGCAGGAGCCAGCCCTTGATGCCCCACACGcgcacagccctgcactcaTGTCCGTGTCCCCAGCCTCTCCG CAGAGCAGTGTCCCTGACGTCCCCGCTGTCTTCCTGCCCAGAGCGGCTCAGCTGAGCTCGGCGCTGcctcctggctccagcccttcacAAGAGGTGCCTGTGCCGGTGATGCGGGCGGGTGCTGCACCAGAGCCACTGCTGGTCCCCAAGGTGGAGCGGCTCTCCCCGACATCAGTCTGTG GCAGTGACTGGCCTAAGCCTGGCCAAGTGACCCCGGGAGCTGCTGCATCACCTGGCACCACCATCTCCCTGCACCATTCTGCATCCCGTCGGGGCAGGCCTGACTCCAGCAAA atggAGAGCCGGCGCATCACACACATCTCCGCTGAGCAGAAGAGACGTTTCAACATCAAGCTGGGCTTTGACACACTGCACAGCCTGGTGAGCACGCTGAGCGCCCAGCCCAGCATTAAG GTCAGCAAGGCCACCACCCTGCAGAAGACTGCAGAGTACATCtgcaaactgcagcaggagcGAGCGGCCCTCCAGGATGAGGCGCAGCGGCTGCGGGAGCAGATTGAGGAGCTCAACAGCTCGATCAA cctgtgccaggagcagctgccagccACCGGGGTGCCTATCACACGCCAGCGCTTTGACCAGATGCGCAGCATGTTCGATGAGTACGTGCGCTCCTCCACACTGCACAACTGGAAGTTCTGGATC TTCAGCGTCATCATCCGGCCTCTCTTTGAGTCCTTCAACAGCATGGTATCCACAACCAGCATGGAGAGCCTCATGCAGACGTCCCTGGCCTggctggagcagcactgctcccttcCAGCGCTTCGGCCCT CCATCCTGAGCTCCCTGCGGCAGCTGAGCATCTCCACCTCCATCCTCAGCGACCCCGCCCGCGTTCCCGAGCAGGCGGCGCGGGCCGCGGCCGGAGGCGGCCCCTCCTAG